The following coding sequences are from one Humulus lupulus chromosome X, drHumLupu1.1, whole genome shotgun sequence window:
- the LOC133806344 gene encoding uncharacterized protein LOC133806344, with translation MWSSHEKFREIVLESWSKPLCFEGSGLEKLVWKLIRLKHVLKKFNWRVMGDVVCNYERSKSLFQQAQSNLYDDPCNLSLLSAKIEAHLEFRRQEKIFDSFLRQKSKITWLRFGDENYSYFHASLKKRKVANRIVSYIAADGTLVEDYEMVTSHFLQHFHNFLGCASRVNGHIDSKSIANGLVLDLDTQLELIKPFSHHDVKVALFSNIPHILNDTVLALIPKVVQPTNAADFKPIACYTTIYKCISKMLCGRLAAVLPSLINQNQGAFIKHRSLAYNVLIFQDLIKGYNRKNSSPLCAMKIDLSKAYDSIDWDFLENLLNALCFPSRFIR, from the exons ATGTGGTCTTCTCATGAGAAATTCAGGGAAATAGTTTTAGAAAGCTGGTCTAAACctctctgttttgagggcagTGGCTTGGAAAAGTTAGTTTGGAAACTTATTCGGCTCAAACATGTTCTAAAGAAGTTTAACTGGAGGGTTATGGGTGATGTTGTTTGTAACTATGAGAGAAGTAAGTCCTTATTTCAGCAGGCTCAATCTAATCTGTATGATGATCCTTGTAATCTCAGTTTACTTTCAGCGAAAATAGAAGCTCACTTGGAGTTTAGAAGACAAGAGAAAATCTTTGACAGTTTTCTTCGCCAAAAGAGTAAAATCACTTGGCTTCGTTTTGGGGATGAAAATTATTCTTATTTTCATGCTAGTCTGAAGAAAAGGAAAGTTGCCAATCGGATTGTTTCTTACATTGCTGCTGATGGTACGCTTGTGGAAGACTATGAGATGGTTACTTCTCATTTTCTTCAGCATTTTCATAATTTCTTAGGTTGTGCTAGCAGGGTAAATGGTCATATTGACTCTAAAAGTATTGCAAATGGTCTGGTTTTAGATCTTGATACTCAGTTGGAGTTAATTAAGCCTTTTTCCCATCATGATGTTAAAGTTGCCTTATTTA gTAATATTCCTCACATTTTGAATGATACTGTCCTTGCGCTTATTCCTAAGGTGGTCCAGCCAACTAATGCTGCTGATTTCAAACCTATAGCTTGCTATACTACTATATATAAATGCATTTCTAAAATGCTTTGTGGTAGGCTTGCTGCAGTTCTTCCTTCATTGATTAATCAAAATCAAGGTGCATTTATTAAACATAGATCACTTGCCTACAATGTCCTTATCTTTCAAGATTTGATTAAGGGGTACAATAGGAAAAATAGTTCTCCTCTGTGTGCTATGAAGATTGATCTTAGTAAAGCATATGATTCTATTGATTGGGATTTCTTGGAGAATTTATTAAATGCTCTTTGTTTTCCTAGTAGATTTATTAGATAG